A region of Pseudomonas sp. Marseille-Q3773 DNA encodes the following proteins:
- a CDS encoding F0F1 ATP synthase subunit epsilon: MAMTVHCDIVSAEGEIFSGLVEMVVAHGNLGDLGIAPGHAPLITNLKPGPITLTKQGGEREVFYISGGFLEVQPNMVKVLADTVQRAADLDEASAQDAVKAAEKALHEKGADFDYSAASARLAEAAAQLRTVQQIRKKFGG, encoded by the coding sequence ATGGCTATGACAGTCCATTGCGATATCGTCAGCGCGGAAGGAGAAATCTTCTCCGGTCTGGTCGAGATGGTGGTTGCGCACGGCAACCTGGGCGATCTGGGTATCGCTCCAGGCCACGCGCCGCTGATCACCAATCTGAAGCCAGGTCCGATCACGCTGACCAAGCAGGGCGGCGAGCGCGAGGTGTTCTACATCTCCGGTGGCTTCCTGGAAGTGCAGCCGAACATGGTCAAGGTACTCGCCGATACCGTGCAACGTGCAGCCGACCTGGACGAAGCCTCCGCTCAGGATGCCGTCAAGGCAGCTGAGAAGGCCCTGCATGAGAAAGGCGCGGATTTCGACTACAGTGCCGCATCCGCACGTCTGGCCGAGGCCGCAGCCCAGCTGCGTACCGTCCAGCAGATCCGCAAGAAGTTCGGCGGTTAA
- the glmU gene encoding bifunctional UDP-N-acetylglucosamine diphosphorylase/glucosamine-1-phosphate N-acetyltransferase GlmU, which produces MSLDIVILAAGQGTRMRSALPKVLHPVAGNSMLGHVIHSARQLQPQGIHVVIGHGAELVRERLAADDLNFVMQDKQLGTGHAVAQALPALTADTVLVLYGDVPLIEVETLQRLLAKANPQQLGLLTVTLDDPTGYGRIVRDEQGKVTAIVEHKDANDAQKAIKEGNTGILALPADRLADWMGRLSNNNAQGEYYLTDVIAMAVADGLVVATEQPHDPMEVQGANDRRQLSELERHYQLREGRRLMAQGVTLRDPARFDVRGEVTVGRDVLIDINVILEGKVVIEDDVQIGPNCVIKNTTLRKGAVVKANSHLEGAVMGEGSDAGPFARLRPGSVLEAKAHVGNFVELKNAHLGEGAKAGHLTYLGDAEIGARTNIGAGTITCNYDGANKFKTVMGEDVFIGSNNSLVAPVEIQAGATTAAGSTITQTVEAGDLAVARARQRNIAGWKRPEKIKKS; this is translated from the coding sequence ATGTCACTCGATATCGTTATTCTTGCTGCCGGCCAAGGCACCCGCATGCGCTCGGCGCTGCCCAAGGTGCTGCACCCGGTAGCCGGCAACTCCATGCTCGGCCATGTTATCCACAGCGCGCGCCAGCTTCAGCCGCAAGGTATCCACGTGGTCATTGGCCATGGAGCCGAGCTGGTACGCGAGCGCCTGGCCGCTGACGACCTGAACTTCGTCATGCAGGACAAGCAGCTGGGCACCGGCCACGCGGTTGCCCAGGCATTACCGGCCCTGACTGCCGACACCGTGCTGGTGCTATATGGCGACGTGCCCCTGATCGAGGTGGAAACCCTGCAACGCCTGCTGGCCAAGGCCAATCCCCAGCAGCTGGGCCTGCTTACGGTAACCCTCGACGACCCGACCGGCTATGGCCGTATTGTGCGGGACGAGCAGGGCAAGGTAACCGCTATCGTTGAGCACAAGGACGCCAACGATGCGCAGAAAGCGATCAAGGAAGGCAACACCGGCATTCTGGCCCTGCCGGCCGACCGGCTGGCGGACTGGATGGGGCGTCTGTCGAACAACAATGCCCAGGGCGAGTACTACCTGACCGATGTCATCGCCATGGCAGTGGCCGATGGCCTGGTGGTGGCTACTGAACAGCCGCACGACCCGATGGAAGTGCAAGGCGCCAATGACCGTCGCCAGCTGTCCGAACTGGAACGTCACTACCAGCTGCGCGAAGGTCGCCGCCTGATGGCTCAGGGCGTGACCCTGCGCGACCCGGCACGCTTCGATGTTCGCGGTGAAGTGACCGTCGGCCGCGACGTGCTGATCGACATCAACGTGATTCTTGAAGGCAAGGTCGTCATCGAGGATGACGTCCAGATCGGCCCGAACTGCGTGATCAAGAATACTACCCTGCGCAAAGGCGCGGTGGTCAAGGCCAATAGCCACCTTGAAGGCGCCGTGATGGGTGAGGGCAGCGATGCCGGCCCGTTCGCCCGCCTGCGCCCGGGCAGCGTGCTGGAGGCCAAGGCTCATGTGGGTAACTTCGTCGAACTGAAAAACGCCCATTTGGGCGAAGGGGCCAAGGCCGGGCACCTGACCTACCTGGGCGATGCCGAAATCGGCGCGCGTACCAACATCGGTGCCGGCACTATCACCTGCAATTACGACGGCGCCAACAAGTTCAAGACCGTGATGGGCGAAGACGTCTTCATCGGCTCGAACAACTCGCTGGTCGCACCTGTGGAAATCCAGGCGGGCGCGACTACTGCAGCCGGTTCGACCATCACCCAGACCGTTGAGGCTGGCGACCTGGCGGTGGCCCGGGCACGTCAGCGCAACATCGCGGGCTGGAAGCGACCAGAGAAGATCAAGAAAAGCTGA